The Streptomyces sp. NBC_00454 DNA segment GCTCCTCGCCGTACCGCGACGTCAAAGTGATCGACGTCGCCCGCAAGGCCGGTACCTCACCCGCGACCTTCTACCAGTACTTCCCGGACGTCGAGGGCGCCGTCCTGGAGATCGCCGAGCGCATGGCCAACGAGGGTGCGCAGCTCACCTCGTTGGTCGAGGGCCGGGCGTGGGTCGGCAAGGCGGGCTGGGCGGCGGCCGAGGAACTCGTCGAGGGTTTCCTGGACTTCTGGCGGCGCAACGACGCGATCCTGCGGGTCGTCGACCTGGGCGCGGCCGAGGGCGACAAGCGGTTCTACAAGATCCGCATGAAGATCCTCAACTCCGTCACCAACTCCCTCACGGAGTCGATGAAGGAGCTCCAGGCCAAGGGCAAGGTCGACAAGGACGTCAGCCCGGCCGCGATGGCCGGTTCCCTGGTGGCCATGCTGGCCGCGGTCGCCTCGCACCAGAAGGGCTTCCAGACCTGGGGCGTCAAGCAGGCCGAGCTCAAGCCGAACCTGGCCCTCCTGGTCCACCTCGGCATCACGGGCAAGAAGCCGACGAAGTAACGGCGGACCCTGACCACAGGGCCCGCCGTCTTCACCTCTTCACCGCTTCAACGCCTCGTCCCCAACGGGCCCGTGGCTCCACCGGTCTTCCGCCGCGATCAGCGACGCTCCAGGCGGAACAACCGGATCTCGCGCTCGATGCGCGCCTGGTACGTCGCGTACGGCGGCCAGAACTTCAGCGCCGCCCGCCATGCCGCCTCGCGCTCCTCACCCGCCAGCAGGCGGGCGCGTACGGCAATGTCCTGCCCCTTCCAGCTCACGTCCGCGTCCGGATTCTTGAGCAGGTTCCCGGTCCATGCCGGGTGTCCGGGGCGCCCGAAGTTGGAGCCGATCAGCAGCCAGCTCACGCCGTCCTGCTCGGGCATGCACGCGAGCGGGGTCACGCGCGGCTCGCCCGTCTTGGCTCCCTTGGCGGTGAGGATCACGCCGGGGAGCATCTGGGCGCTGAGGATGACCTTGCCGCGGGTCAGCTTGTGCACCGCCTTGTCCATGGCGGGGATGAAGTGCGGTGCGATCTTGGCGAACAGCATGGTCGAGGAGACCTTCTGCATCAGCTTGACGCCGACGCCGGGTGTCGCAGCCATCAGACGGCCACCTTCTTCTCTTCGTTGCGCGGGGCGGGGGCGAACAGTCCGGCGGCTTCCGCGGCGTGGGCGCGCAGCCGGTGGACGGGGCCGAAGAGCAGTTCGTCGGCGGCCGCCCGCTTGAAGTAGAGGTGGGCGTCGTGCTCCCAGGTGAAGCCGA contains these protein-coding regions:
- a CDS encoding nitroreductase family deazaflavin-dependent oxidoreductase; its protein translation is MAATPGVGVKLMQKVSSTMLFAKIAPHFIPAMDKAVHKLTRGKVILSAQMLPGVILTAKGAKTGEPRVTPLACMPEQDGVSWLLIGSNFGRPGHPAWTGNLLKNPDADVSWKGQDIAVRARLLAGEEREAAWRAALKFWPPYATYQARIEREIRLFRLERR
- a CDS encoding TetR family transcriptional regulator, with protein sequence MTGQVRTVDGRVAGRRGQATRQKLLDCLSEMLSSSPYRDVKVIDVARKAGTSPATFYQYFPDVEGAVLEIAERMANEGAQLTSLVEGRAWVGKAGWAAAEELVEGFLDFWRRNDAILRVVDLGAAEGDKRFYKIRMKILNSVTNSLTESMKELQAKGKVDKDVSPAAMAGSLVAMLAAVASHQKGFQTWGVKQAELKPNLALLVHLGITGKKPTK